One genomic segment of Saccharomyces kudriavzevii IFO 1802 strain IFO1802 genome assembly, chromosome: 8 includes these proteins:
- the SKDI08G2620 gene encoding integrase catalytic domain-containing protein — translation MLGHANARTIRHSLKNSSITYLRESDVDWSDSTTYQCPDCLVGKSTKHRHVKGSRLKYQESYQPFQYLHTDIFGPVHHLPKSAPSYFISFTDEKTRFKWVYPLLDRREQSILDVFTKIIAFIGNQFNANVLVVQMDRGPEYTNKTLRNFFMERGITPCYTTTADSRAHGIAERSNRTLLDDRRTHLRCSGLLNRLWFSAVEFSTIIRNSLISPKNKNYPRQHAGLAGLDISTLLPFGQTVVVNNHSPGSKICPRGIPGCALHPLRNSYGYIIYVPSLKKTIDTTDYVIWHDEQSRLDQCNYDALTFDADINRLTAPYLLSFVNL, via the coding sequence ATGCTTGGGCATGCAAACGCTAGAACAATTAGACATTCTCTCAAGAATAGTTCGATCACATACTTGAGAGAATCGGATGTAGACTGGTCTGATTCTACTACTTATCAATGTCCAGACTGTTTAGTTGGCAAAAGCACTAAACATAGACATGTCAAAGGATCACGACTAAAGTACCAAGAATCTTATCAACCCTTTCAGTACTTACATACCGATATATTTGGCCCTGTTCACCATCTGCCAAAGAGTGCACCTTCCTATTTTATCTCATTTACTGATGAGAAGACTAGATTCAAATGGGTTTATCCATTACTCGATCGTCGTGAGCAATCTATTTTAGAcgtatttacaaaaataatagccTTCATTGGCAATCAATTCAATGCCAACGTTTTAGTCGTACAAATGGACAGAGGACCCGAGTACACTAACAAGACCCTccgtaatttctttatggAACGCGGTATAACTCCATGCTatacaacaacagcagatTCCAGAGCACATGGTATTGCTGAACGATCAAACCGTACCTTATTAGACGACCGTCGCACACATCTACGGTGCAGCGGTTTATTAAATCGTCTATGGTTTTCAGCAGTCGAATTCTCCACCATTAtcagaaattctttaatttcgccaaaaaacaagaattacCCACGACAACATGCTGGTTTAGCAGGACTTGATATCAGTACTCTATTACCATTCGGTCAAACTGTTGTAGTCAACAATCACAGTCCcggttcaaaaatttgccCTCGTGGTATTCCTGGTTGCGCCTTACATCCATTACGAAACTCATATGGTTATATTATCTATGTtccatctttgaagaaaacaatagacACTACTGATTACGTTATTTGGCATGATGAACAATCCAGATTGGACCAATGCAATTATGATGCACTTACCTTTGATGCTGATATCAATCGCTTAACCGCTCCTTATCTATTAAGCTTCgtcaatctttga